From a single Thiohalomonas denitrificans genomic region:
- the aroK gene encoding shikimate kinase AroK, translated as MSQDTAFDRGNLFLVGPMGAGKTTIGRQLAEVLGKSFKDSDHEIVRRTGARIPLIFEIEGEEGFRRREQDVIDALSAEKNLVLATGGGAVLKPENRAHLSGRGTVFYLFGSIDQLLRRTRRDRNRPLLQTDNPRAKLEALMAERDPLYREVADAVIYTDERSVRSVVKEIVARYRHMEKERQAK; from the coding sequence ATGAGCCAGGACACGGCCTTTGATAGAGGCAACCTGTTCCTTGTCGGCCCCATGGGGGCCGGCAAGACCACGATTGGTCGTCAGCTGGCCGAGGTCCTGGGGAAATCCTTCAAGGACAGCGATCACGAGATCGTGCGTCGTACCGGCGCACGGATCCCGTTGATCTTCGAGATTGAAGGAGAAGAGGGCTTTCGCCGGCGAGAGCAGGACGTGATCGATGCACTGAGCGCCGAGAAGAATCTGGTGCTGGCCACCGGCGGCGGTGCGGTCCTGAAGCCGGAGAACCGGGCGCATCTGTCCGGGCGCGGGACGGTCTTTTACCTGTTCGGATCGATTGATCAGTTGCTGCGCCGGACCCGCCGCGATCGCAACCGGCCGCTTCTGCAGACCGATAACCCCCGCGCCAAGCTGGAGGCATTGATGGCCGAACGAGACCCCCTCTACCGGGAGGTAGCCGACGCCGTGATCTATACCGACGAACGCTCGGTCCGCAGCGTGGTGAAAGAGATCGTCGCCCGTTACCGGCACATGGAAAAGGAGCGCCAGGCGAAGTAG
- a CDS encoding deoxyguanosinetriphosphate triphosphohydrolase, giving the protein MTDTLAPYAASDERSRGRRIPESPPQYRTEFQRDRDRIIHSSAFRRLEYKTQVFINHEGDMFRTRLTHSIEVAQIGRTVARALGLNEALVESVSLAHDVGHTPFGHAGQDTLNECMTGYGGFEHNLQSLRVVDELEERYAEFNGLNLTFETREGILKHCPKSRAKALGEVGERFLTGGQPSLEAQIANVADGIAYNNHDVDDGLRAGLISVEQLCETTFFREEYEAVIAAYPDLPGRRLVYEIVRRMIGRQVVDLVESSKLRLSRANPADIDAVRGESQPLIRFSDGMHQRHQELKRFLYHNLYRHYRVHRMMVKAQRVMRELFAAFLEDVRLLPPPYQAVVSRLEIEQGLPGRARVVADYIAGMTDRFALAEHRKLFSPPELT; this is encoded by the coding sequence ATGACCGACACGCTTGCCCCCTATGCCGCCAGTGACGAGCGCTCCCGGGGGCGCCGCATCCCGGAGTCGCCGCCCCAGTACCGGACGGAATTCCAGCGCGATCGGGATCGCATCATTCACTCCTCGGCCTTTCGCCGCCTGGAGTACAAGACCCAGGTCTTTATCAACCACGAAGGCGACATGTTTCGGACCCGCCTGACCCACTCCATCGAGGTGGCGCAGATCGGCCGTACCGTCGCCCGCGCTCTGGGGCTCAATGAGGCACTGGTCGAGTCGGTCAGCCTCGCTCACGATGTGGGTCATACGCCGTTCGGCCATGCCGGACAGGACACCCTCAACGAGTGCATGACCGGGTACGGCGGCTTTGAGCACAACCTGCAGTCGCTGCGGGTGGTGGACGAACTGGAAGAGCGTTACGCCGAGTTCAATGGACTCAATCTTACCTTCGAAACCCGCGAGGGGATCCTCAAGCACTGTCCGAAGAGCCGGGCTAAAGCACTCGGTGAGGTGGGTGAACGCTTCCTGACTGGCGGCCAGCCGAGCCTTGAGGCGCAAATCGCCAATGTGGCCGACGGTATCGCCTATAACAACCACGACGTTGATGACGGACTGCGGGCGGGTCTGATTAGCGTGGAGCAGCTGTGCGAGACGACCTTCTTCCGTGAAGAGTACGAGGCGGTGATCGCCGCCTACCCGGATCTGCCCGGCAGACGTCTGGTGTACGAAATCGTGCGGCGGATGATCGGTCGCCAGGTAGTGGACCTGGTGGAGAGCAGCAAGCTCAGACTGAGCCGGGCCAACCCTGCCGATATCGACGCCGTTCGTGGCGAGAGCCAGCCGCTTATCCGTTTCAGTGACGGCATGCACCAGCGGCATCAGGAGCTGAAGCGCTTTCTGTATCACAACCTGTATCGCCACTATCGGGTGCACCGCATGATGGTCAAGGCGCAGCGGGTGATGCGCGAGCTGTTTGCCGCATTCCTGGAGGATGTCCGCCTGCTGCCGCCCCCCTATCAGGCCGTCGTAAGCCGCCTCGAGATCGAACAGGGCCTCCCCGGCCGCGCCCGGGTGGTCGCCGATTACATCGCCGGCATGACCGACCGCTTCGCCCTCGCCGAGCACCGTAAACTGTTCAGTCCCCCGGAACTGACCTGA
- a CDS encoding Ig-like domain-containing protein, giving the protein MNSGLVRLFLAVVFASLVACGGGDGGAVFGSGEQEDSVTDEITGDDDKTDLSDGEDSSSSSGRIDSVAVAPGAGSIVADGTSATTIRARILDTGGIPIYGLTVNFTTTAGTLSASSTTTDTDGYAEVTLVSSTNTGTAKVIADAGGFTGDTEVSFEPGAPDEILLSVSPTILAPWGDLSISAAVNDAHDNRISNTRVSLLLYDPADPDTVINSLEEETGDDGVLNTTLNVLGSTGDRVLEVSVINEVQNTQSVTVTDTAAIIGDVTLISGDDSIVADGDKTTLLRATVVDHNGNGISGATVQFSTSAGTLVDLNNNGANSATTDSNGIAELYLQAPVDAGNATVSAAYGGFNPAVQVAFVPGEPDPSNSSLIASPNTIPADGTTVTTVTAVLADSQGNLVANGTSVTLSASAGEITTTNPTTTTSGRAVFELQAPESTTLINLSIAEYAGITGTVSAGTTSTGEPANIEVSAESQEIYVAGVGEVAGTTMTVVVTDSAGNRIADADDGVNNLRIGFVTHPNGGEYLIGRNADDMVTTTSNSTPISVRTEGGEAAFGLQSGTLPGTVEIQIEALDSSGSALSPGVIALVPQISIASGPAHTIAMTWPIRDAVEDLGGIYKRIGRATVTDRYGNPVPDGTTINLGVVDSVIVEGNGGEVRTANTTTPNQLYDVSPQLTDGTSVGFDTASITRNDTDRFVQAGDRALLLNARAEDKSRHVRSISNTLTDVQSDYLNANQTNLDYIIGAALLGGEIKGVNAQTGDETRGTATTVDGTITYYLLYPADANTILTGCGLAVADDRNPPDNSGDVYVLAASRDNSATTISTGGCFSAIAPVELTATPTTISVFGAGDYQIGLELTDNSTDGQGVALPGMPIAAVVSSVERGEGQCSDLIQESRKDCEGEGEVWQDNDFAVTATGCNTRTDGSGACAGTLSVSGTVFNKGDTAEVQFWSGTSNSVTVTVNYVE; this is encoded by the coding sequence ATGAATAGTGGACTGGTTCGTCTGTTTCTGGCTGTTGTGTTTGCTTCGCTGGTGGCTTGCGGGGGTGGTGACGGCGGGGCTGTCTTCGGCTCGGGCGAACAAGAAGACAGCGTAACCGATGAAATCACGGGGGACGACGACAAAACCGACCTCTCGGACGGTGAAGATTCCTCCTCCTCATCCGGTCGAATTGACTCTGTCGCGGTGGCACCCGGCGCCGGCTCAATCGTGGCGGATGGTACAAGCGCTACCACCATCCGTGCTCGGATACTGGATACCGGCGGCATTCCAATTTACGGCCTTACCGTAAACTTCACGACTACGGCAGGAACTCTTTCGGCCTCATCAACGACCACAGACACTGATGGCTATGCAGAGGTGACACTGGTTTCTTCTACCAATACGGGTACTGCGAAAGTCATTGCCGACGCCGGTGGCTTCACCGGTGACACAGAAGTTTCCTTCGAACCGGGCGCCCCGGATGAAATTCTACTTTCAGTCAGCCCTACTATTCTTGCCCCCTGGGGAGATCTTTCCATCTCGGCTGCTGTCAACGACGCCCACGACAATCGGATTAGCAACACCAGGGTTTCGTTACTGCTCTACGACCCGGCTGATCCGGATACCGTCATCAATAGCCTTGAAGAGGAAACAGGCGATGATGGTGTCCTGAATACGACACTGAATGTATTGGGTAGCACTGGTGATCGTGTACTCGAGGTGAGTGTGATCAACGAGGTGCAAAACACGCAATCGGTGACGGTCACTGACACCGCGGCGATCATCGGCGATGTAACCCTGATCTCCGGTGATGATTCGATCGTGGCCGACGGAGATAAAACAACCCTGCTTCGTGCTACGGTCGTCGACCACAATGGCAATGGCATTTCTGGTGCTACTGTGCAGTTTTCCACATCAGCTGGAACACTAGTTGACTTAAATAATAACGGTGCAAATTCGGCAACGACTGATTCAAATGGAATAGCCGAGCTGTACTTGCAGGCACCGGTAGATGCGGGGAATGCTACAGTTTCCGCCGCGTATGGTGGGTTCAACCCTGCGGTGCAAGTGGCGTTTGTCCCCGGCGAACCGGATCCGTCGAACTCGTCTCTTATAGCTTCGCCCAATACGATTCCGGCAGATGGCACTACTGTCACGACTGTTACGGCGGTGTTAGCCGATTCCCAAGGTAATTTGGTGGCCAACGGAACCAGTGTCACGCTGTCGGCAAGCGCTGGCGAGATTACGACAACTAATCCCACAACCACCACCTCGGGACGGGCCGTTTTTGAACTGCAGGCGCCCGAGTCGACGACCTTGATCAACCTTTCCATCGCTGAGTACGCGGGGATAACCGGTACTGTTTCTGCCGGTACGACCTCCACCGGAGAGCCCGCTAATATCGAAGTTTCCGCAGAAAGCCAAGAGATTTATGTCGCTGGCGTCGGAGAGGTAGCAGGCACAACGATGACAGTCGTTGTGACCGATAGTGCAGGTAATCGAATTGCCGATGCCGATGATGGAGTGAATAATCTTCGTATCGGCTTTGTTACTCATCCCAATGGGGGGGAGTATCTAATCGGGCGCAACGCTGACGATATGGTCACGACCACATCGAATTCGACTCCGATATCGGTTCGCACGGAAGGCGGAGAAGCTGCGTTCGGGTTGCAGTCCGGAACCTTGCCCGGGACTGTCGAAATTCAAATCGAGGCATTGGATTCCAGCGGCAGTGCCCTTTCTCCTGGTGTGATTGCCCTCGTTCCGCAGATCTCCATTGCTTCTGGTCCAGCTCATACGATCGCCATGACCTGGCCGATCCGGGATGCTGTTGAAGATTTGGGTGGGATCTATAAACGAATTGGCCGAGCGACAGTAACTGATCGCTACGGCAATCCCGTCCCGGATGGGACTACCATCAATCTGGGTGTCGTCGACAGTGTCATTGTCGAAGGCAATGGTGGTGAAGTCCGAACAGCAAACACGACGACACCCAATCAACTCTACGATGTTTCACCGCAACTGACCGATGGCACATCGGTCGGGTTCGATACGGCTTCTATTACTCGTAACGATACCGACCGGTTTGTGCAGGCGGGTGACAGGGCGCTCCTTCTGAACGCGCGAGCAGAAGACAAGAGCCGCCATGTACGTAGCATCAGCAATACACTGACCGATGTTCAGAGTGACTACCTCAATGCTAACCAAACCAACCTGGATTACATCATTGGTGCGGCCCTTCTGGGTGGAGAAATCAAGGGAGTCAATGCACAAACTGGCGACGAGACTCGCGGCACCGCCACAACGGTCGATGGGACGATTACGTATTACCTTCTATACCCAGCGGACGCGAACACGATATTGACCGGTTGTGGCCTCGCGGTAGCTGATGATCGGAACCCTCCTGACAATTCCGGTGATGTCTATGTGCTCGCCGCTTCCCGTGACAACAGCGCGACCACAATCTCCACCGGTGGGTGCTTTTCCGCAATTGCTCCAGTGGAACTCACAGCGACACCGACGACAATAAGCGTCTTCGGTGCTGGTGATTACCAAATCGGACTTGAGCTTACTGATAATTCAACAGACGGCCAAGGCGTTGCGCTACCGGGAATGCCCATTGCTGCGGTGGTGAGTTCGGTCGAAAGGGGTGAAGGCCAGTGTAGTGACCTCATCCAGGAGAGCCGCAAGGACTGCGAGGGTGAAGGTGAAGTTTGGCAGGACAACGACTTCGCCGTGACGGCCACGGGCTGTAATACCCGTACCGATGGCTCCGGCGCATGTGCCGGAACACTCTCCGTGAGTGGAACGGTTTTTAATAAAGGGGACACGGCAGAAGTCCAATTCTGGAGCGGAACCAGTAACTCGGTAACCGTGACCGTTAACTACGTCGAGTAG
- a CDS encoding WGR domain-containing protein: MRIYLQTPVSDERPPRYYHLFLQEDLLEGWTLMREWGFQGSPGRIKRDHFVSYDSAEDALLKHRDNQLGRGYRVMFQQGEQPK, from the coding sequence ATGCGTATTTATCTGCAGACACCGGTTTCCGACGAGCGCCCGCCGCGCTATTACCACCTGTTTCTCCAGGAGGATCTGCTGGAAGGCTGGACGCTGATGAGAGAGTGGGGATTCCAGGGTTCGCCCGGGCGCATCAAACGCGACCACTTCGTCTCCTATGACAGTGCCGAGGATGCATTGTTGAAGCACCGCGACAATCAGCTCGGTCGAGGCTACCGGGTCATGTTCCAGCAGGGCGAACAGCCCAAGTGA
- the gltB gene encoding glutamate synthase large subunit yields the protein MQRTTPETIVNQAANSSKGLYRPSFERDNCGFGLIAHMDGDASHWLVNTAIDALSRMTHRGAVAADGKSGDGCGLLLKKPDGFLRAVAADSGFRLAADYAVGMVFLSRDTVQRDAARARIDAALQAQELAVAGWRVVPVDPEACGPEALESLPDIEQVFVNAPEGMDGETFERRLFIARRQAEKAVGAEDEAFYIPSLSSQVLSYKGLVMPAYLPVFYKDLNDERMASTICVFHQRFSTNTLPEWRLAQPFRHLAHNGEINTVQGNRNWSVARAAKFETPLIPDMEAVRPLVSMDGSDSNSLDNMLEALLAGGMDIFRAMRLLVPPAWQNIEHMDADLRAFYEYNSMHMEAWDGPAGIVLTDGRYAACTLDRNGLRPARWVITRTDKAGDPASGDYTGCVITLASEIGVFDYEPADVLAKGRLKPGQMLAADTDTGRLLLPTDVDGMLKSRQPYKQWMREHVRRLESKLDKQADGVADLDEDRVKIYQKMFQVTFEEREAVLRPLAEAGQEPVGSMGDDTPMPVLSTRVRSLYDYFRQQFAQVTNPPIDPLREQIVMSLETCLGREKNMFEETPEHAGRLLVDSPILSRAKFQKLLATDGGEYRHEIIDLNYSEGLDLKSAIEAVTDKALQAVENGKTVLVLTDRPIEKGKSTIHALLATGAVHHRLTAEGRRCDANIVVETGTARDSHHSAVLIGYGATCVYPYLAFETLHEMVRTEELKGMDPVKLSEAYRKGINKGLYKIISKMGISTIASYRGAQLFESVGLSDEVVDLCFKGTTNRIQGTNFADLEADQQLLAKEAWNPRKTIQHGGLLKYWHDGEYHAYNPDVIQTLHKAVRSGDYADYQIYADLVNKRPIACMRDMFRLRDDIEPIALDEVEPVSEIVRRFDSAAMSLGALSPEAHETLARAMNRLGGRSNSGEGGEDPVRFGTDKVSKIKQIASGRFGVTPHYLVNAEVLQIKVAQGAKPGEGGQLPGHKVNELIARLRYSNPGVALISPPPHHDIYSIEDLAQLIFDLKQVNPDAMVSVKLVAEAGVGTIAAGVAKAYADLITISGYDGGTGASPLTSVKYAGSPWELGLSETHQILRANNLRDKVRVQTDGGLKTGLDVIKAAILGAESFGFGTGPMVAIGCKYLRICHLNNCATGIATQDKTLREQHYVGEVEMVTNYFGFIAEEVRQLLARLGCRTLTDLIGRTDLLEILEGVTPRQKRLDLRPVLSDGGVSTDQPRYCVAPRNEPFDRAELAEQMVKDALPAIEGRTGGEFSYRVKNVNRSIGARLSGEIARRHGNQGMAESPLVLRLTGTAGQSFGVWNAGGLHMHLEGDANDYVGKGMTGGKLVIHPPKGSRFQSNETTIIGNTCLYGATGGKLLAAGLAGERFAVRNSGAHTVVEGIGDHGCEYMTGGVVTVLGDTGVNFGAGMTGGFAFVLDRDNSFVDRYNHELIDIHRIGSEEMEGPREFLQSQIEEFVAETGSAWGREILENFSDYVEKFWLVKPKASEIATLLDTLERAA from the coding sequence ATGCAAAGAACAACGCCGGAAACGATCGTGAACCAGGCAGCCAATAGCTCGAAGGGGCTCTATCGCCCCTCATTCGAAAGAGACAACTGCGGCTTCGGCCTGATTGCCCACATGGATGGTGACGCCAGTCATTGGCTGGTGAACACCGCCATCGATGCCCTCTCGCGCATGACGCACCGTGGTGCGGTTGCGGCGGACGGCAAATCGGGTGATGGCTGCGGCCTTCTGCTGAAAAAGCCCGATGGCTTTCTGCGCGCCGTTGCGGCCGATTCCGGCTTCCGGTTGGCGGCCGACTATGCCGTCGGCATGGTATTCCTGAGCCGCGACACAGTGCAGCGTGATGCCGCCAGGGCGCGGATCGACGCTGCCCTGCAGGCGCAGGAGCTCGCCGTCGCCGGCTGGCGTGTGGTACCGGTCGATCCGGAGGCCTGCGGGCCCGAGGCGCTGGAGTCGCTGCCCGATATCGAGCAGGTGTTCGTCAATGCCCCCGAAGGCATGGACGGGGAAACCTTCGAGCGGCGGCTGTTCATCGCCCGCCGTCAGGCCGAAAAGGCGGTAGGTGCGGAGGATGAGGCCTTTTACATTCCCAGCCTCTCCTCGCAGGTGCTCTCCTACAAGGGTCTGGTGATGCCGGCCTACCTGCCGGTGTTCTACAAGGACCTGAACGATGAGCGCATGGCCTCGACCATCTGTGTCTTCCACCAGCGCTTCTCGACCAACACCCTGCCTGAATGGCGTCTGGCACAGCCGTTCCGCCATCTGGCTCACAACGGCGAGATCAATACCGTGCAGGGCAACCGCAACTGGTCGGTGGCCCGTGCAGCGAAATTCGAGACGCCGCTGATCCCGGACATGGAGGCGGTGCGCCCGCTGGTCTCCATGGACGGGTCCGACTCCAACAGTCTCGACAATATGCTCGAGGCGCTCCTTGCCGGCGGGATGGACATCTTCCGTGCCATGCGCCTGCTGGTGCCGCCCGCCTGGCAGAACATCGAGCACATGGATGCCGATCTGCGCGCCTTCTACGAATACAACTCCATGCACATGGAGGCCTGGGACGGCCCGGCCGGTATCGTGCTCACCGACGGCCGCTACGCCGCCTGCACACTGGACCGCAACGGCCTGCGCCCGGCGCGCTGGGTGATCACCAGGACGGACAAGGCGGGCGATCCCGCGTCCGGCGATTACACCGGCTGTGTGATTACACTGGCCTCCGAGATCGGCGTGTTCGATTACGAGCCGGCCGATGTGCTGGCCAAGGGGCGCCTGAAGCCGGGTCAGATGCTTGCCGCCGATACCGACACGGGCAGGCTGCTGCTGCCCACCGACGTGGATGGCATGCTCAAGTCGCGCCAGCCCTACAAGCAGTGGATGCGCGAGCATGTCCGTCGTCTGGAGTCGAAGCTGGACAAGCAGGCCGATGGCGTGGCCGACCTGGATGAGGATCGGGTCAAGATCTATCAGAAGATGTTCCAGGTGACCTTCGAGGAGCGTGAGGCGGTACTGCGCCCGCTGGCGGAGGCCGGCCAGGAGCCGGTCGGTTCCATGGGTGACGATACCCCCATGCCGGTGCTCTCCACCCGGGTGCGCTCGCTATACGACTATTTCCGCCAGCAGTTTGCCCAGGTCACCAACCCGCCTATCGATCCGCTCCGCGAGCAGATTGTGATGTCACTGGAGACTTGTCTGGGCCGCGAGAAGAACATGTTCGAGGAGACCCCGGAGCATGCCGGGCGTCTGTTGGTGGATTCGCCGATCCTCTCCCGCGCCAAGTTCCAGAAGCTGCTGGCCACCGATGGCGGTGAATACCGGCACGAAATCATCGATCTGAACTATAGCGAGGGCCTCGATCTCAAGTCGGCCATCGAGGCGGTCACCGATAAGGCCCTCCAGGCCGTCGAGAATGGCAAGACCGTTCTCGTGCTCACCGACCGACCCATCGAGAAAGGCAAGTCGACCATCCACGCTCTGCTCGCCACCGGCGCCGTCCACCACCGGCTGACGGCCGAGGGACGGCGGTGTGATGCCAACATCGTGGTCGAAACCGGTACTGCACGCGACTCGCACCACAGCGCGGTACTGATCGGCTATGGTGCCACTTGCGTCTATCCCTATCTCGCCTTCGAGACGCTGCACGAAATGGTCCGTACCGAAGAGCTCAAAGGGATGGATCCGGTCAAGCTCTCCGAGGCCTACCGCAAGGGCATCAACAAGGGCCTCTACAAGATCATCTCGAAGATGGGTATCTCCACCATCGCCAGCTATCGCGGTGCGCAGCTGTTCGAGTCGGTGGGCCTCTCGGATGAGGTGGTGGATCTCTGCTTCAAGGGCACCACCAACCGCATTCAGGGGACCAACTTCGCCGATTTGGAAGCCGATCAGCAGTTGTTGGCCAAGGAAGCGTGGAACCCCCGCAAGACCATTCAGCATGGCGGGCTGCTCAAGTACTGGCACGATGGCGAGTATCACGCCTACAACCCGGATGTGATCCAGACGCTGCACAAGGCCGTGCGCTCCGGCGACTACGCCGACTATCAGATCTACGCCGATCTGGTGAACAAGCGTCCGATTGCCTGCATGCGGGACATGTTCCGGTTACGCGACGACATTGAGCCGATTGCGCTGGACGAGGTAGAGCCCGTCTCCGAGATCGTGCGCCGCTTCGACTCCGCGGCGATGTCGCTGGGGGCCCTGTCACCCGAAGCCCACGAGACCCTGGCGCGGGCCATGAATCGTCTCGGCGGCCGCTCCAACTCCGGCGAAGGTGGTGAGGACCCGGTCCGTTTCGGCACCGACAAGGTTTCCAAGATCAAGCAGATCGCCTCCGGCCGCTTCGGTGTCACCCCGCACTACCTGGTCAATGCCGAGGTCTTGCAGATCAAGGTGGCTCAGGGCGCCAAGCCGGGCGAGGGCGGCCAGTTGCCGGGTCACAAGGTGAACGAGCTGATCGCGCGCCTGCGTTACTCGAATCCCGGGGTGGCGCTGATTTCGCCGCCGCCGCACCACGACATCTACTCCATCGAGGATCTGGCGCAGCTGATCTTCGATCTCAAACAGGTCAATCCGGACGCCATGGTCTCGGTGAAGCTGGTGGCGGAGGCTGGCGTTGGCACCATCGCCGCCGGTGTCGCCAAGGCCTATGCCGATCTCATCACCATCTCCGGTTATGATGGCGGTACCGGCGCCAGTCCGCTCACCTCGGTCAAGTACGCCGGTTCCCCCTGGGAGCTGGGCCTGTCGGAGACCCACCAGATCCTGCGTGCCAACAATCTGCGCGACAAGGTCCGGGTGCAGACCGATGGCGGCCTGAAGACCGGCCTGGATGTGATCAAGGCGGCCATACTCGGTGCCGAATCGTTCGGCTTTGGTACCGGGCCGATGGTGGCCATCGGCTGCAAGTACCTGCGCATCTGTCATCTCAACAACTGCGCCACCGGTATTGCAACCCAGGACAAGACCCTGCGCGAGCAGCACTACGTCGGTGAAGTGGAAATGGTCACCAACTATTTCGGCTTCATTGCCGAAGAGGTGCGCCAGCTGCTGGCCCGGCTGGGTTGCCGTACGCTCACCGACCTCATCGGCCGTACCGACCTGCTGGAGATACTGGAGGGTGTGACGCCCAGGCAAAAACGGCTGGACCTCCGTCCGGTACTGTCCGATGGCGGCGTTTCCACCGACCAGCCGCGTTACTGTGTGGCGCCCAGGAACGAACCGTTCGACCGTGCCGAGCTGGCCGAGCAGATGGTAAAGGACGCGTTGCCCGCCATCGAGGGCAGGACGGGCGGCGAGTTCAGCTATCGCGTCAAGAACGTCAACCGTTCAATCGGTGCCCGCCTCTCGGGCGAGATCGCCCGGCGCCACGGCAACCAGGGCATGGCGGAGAGCCCCCTGGTCCTGCGACTGACCGGCACCGCCGGGCAGTCTTTCGGGGTGTGGAACGCCGGTGGCCTGCACATGCATCTCGAGGGCGACGCCAACGACTACGTAGGCAAGGGTATGACCGGCGGGAAACTGGTGATCCATCCGCCAAAAGGCAGCCGCTTCCAGTCCAATGAGACCACCATCATCGGCAACACGTGTCTCTATGGTGCAACCGGCGGCAAGTTGCTTGCGGCCGGTCTGGCCGGTGAACGGTTCGCCGTTCGCAACTCCGGGGCGCATACTGTCGTCGAAGGGATAGGCGATCACGGCTGCGAGTACATGACCGGTGGTGTGGTCACCGTTCTCGGTGACACCGGCGTCAACTTCGGTGCCGGCATGACCGGCGGCTTCGCTTTCGTACTGGATCGGGATAACAGCTTCGTGGACCGCTACAACCACGAACTGATCGATATCCATCGCATCGGCAGCGAGGAGATGGAAGGCCCCCGGGAGTTTCTCCAGTCGCAGATCGAGGAGTTCGTGGCGGAAACCGGTAGCGCCTGGGGCAGAGAGATCCTGGAGAACTTCTCCGATTACGTGGAAAAGTTCTGGCTGGTCAAACCCAAGGCCTCCGAAATCGCCACCCTGCTGGACACCCTCGAGCGGGCGGCCTAA
- the aroB gene encoding 3-dehydroquinate synthase, whose product MKTLHVDLGERSYPIYIGTDLLGRPELVSPHVRGSQVMVVTNETVGPLYLEKTLQAFAAFETGHVVLPDGEQYKTLETWNRIFDALLERRFDRRCTLVALGGGVVGDITGFAAACYQRGVDFIQIPTTLLSQVDSSVGGKTGVNHPLGKNMIGAFHQPRCVLADTATLQTLDSRQLAAGIAEVIKYGLINDPEFLAWLEEHMAALTGRDPQALAFAIERSCADKAVVVAKDEREAGSRALLNLGHTFGHAIETGMGYGRWLHGEAVATGMVLAAELSERLGWIGSADVERARALIARAGLPVQAPAELSADRFLELMAVDKKVIGGKLRLVLMEGLGQSVVTDRFDPADIRAVIEAHHARAA is encoded by the coding sequence ATGAAGACCCTGCATGTCGATCTGGGGGAGCGCAGCTACCCCATCTATATCGGTACCGATCTCCTTGGCCGCCCCGAGCTGGTGTCTCCTCATGTGCGTGGCAGCCAGGTGATGGTGGTAACCAACGAGACCGTCGGGCCGCTCTACCTGGAAAAGACGCTTCAGGCCTTCGCCGCATTCGAGACCGGGCATGTGGTGCTGCCCGACGGCGAACAGTACAAGACCCTTGAGACGTGGAACCGGATCTTCGATGCCCTGCTGGAGCGCCGTTTCGACCGTCGCTGCACGCTGGTGGCGCTCGGCGGGGGTGTGGTGGGCGACATCACCGGCTTTGCCGCGGCCTGTTACCAGCGCGGGGTCGATTTCATCCAGATCCCGACCACCCTGCTGTCACAGGTGGACTCCTCGGTGGGCGGCAAGACCGGCGTCAACCACCCGCTCGGCAAGAACATGATCGGTGCCTTCCATCAGCCCCGCTGCGTACTGGCCGATACCGCCACGCTCCAGACGCTGGATAGCCGGCAGCTGGCAGCCGGTATCGCCGAGGTGATCAAATACGGGCTGATCAACGACCCGGAATTCCTCGCCTGGCTCGAAGAGCACATGGCAGCCCTGACCGGACGGGATCCGCAGGCCCTGGCCTTTGCCATCGAGCGCTCCTGTGCCGACAAGGCGGTGGTCGTGGCAAAGGATGAACGGGAGGCGGGCAGTCGCGCCCTTCTGAATCTGGGCCACACCTTCGGCCATGCCATCGAGACCGGCATGGGCTACGGGCGCTGGCTGCACGGTGAAGCGGTTGCCACGGGAATGGTGCTCGCTGCCGAGCTCTCGGAGAGACTGGGCTGGATCGGCTCTGCGGATGTGGAGAGGGCCCGCGCGCTGATCGCGCGCGCCGGGTTGCCGGTACAGGCTCCCGCGGAACTGAGCGCCGATCGATTCCTGGAGTTGATGGCAGTGGATAAAAAGGTGATCGGGGGCAAACTGCGGCTGGTCCTGATGGAGGGGCTCGGTCAATCCGTGGTCACCGACCGCTTCGATCCCGCCGATATCCGTGCTGTTATCGAGGCGCACCACGCGCGGGCCGCATGA